The following nucleotide sequence is from Bacteroidales bacterium.
CACAAGCCGCAGCAGCGGCCAGTGTGTTGGCATTGGGGTCTCAGGAAGTGTCCATTTTTATGAGAGCTAATAAAAAGCACCTAAATAATTCGTGACAATTCGCCTAATTGGCGAAAATTCGTGGACAGCAGGTTTGTCCTTGAATTCATACAAATTTTGCATTGATGAATGATTAATGAATTTCGACTATTCTTCAATAGGGGCAATCCAGTCGAGGTAATTATCCGGTGTGATTACACGATAACTGCTTTCGGGATAGGCTCTTGTCCAGGCTAATGGCGCCTTAGGCATCTTACGAGGATTCCATTTTATTTCGTATGCAAACAAGTTTCCCTGGCGCTCCTCAATCCAGTCGATCTCCTGCTGCTGATAAGTTCTCCAGAAATAATTATTTGTGCGCAAGCCAGTGTAATGTTGAAATTTGATTCGTTCAGATAAAACATAATTTTCCCATAGCTCCCCCGTATCCTTACGTGATGAAAGGGGATTAAAATTATTCAGCATTGTGTTTAATATCCCGTTATCAAAAAAATACCAACGGCTTGTCTTTACAATCTCGGTTCTCAGATTCCTGCTAAAACCGGGGATTTTGTATATCACAAAAACTTTTGTTAGCAAATCGAGATAGCGCTCTACGGTATTTCTGCTCAAACCTAATTGGCGGCCAAGTTCCTCCAACGAAACTTCCTTCCCTGTTTGAAAAGCAATTAGCCTTAAAAGATTTAACATCTTGTCAGAATTTTTTATACCGTCAAATGCCAAAATATCCCTGAGCAAATACGAGCTGACGATCTCATTCAAATAATCAGATTTCTCCGAATTACTTTTTAAGGATAGAAGCTCGGGATAGCAACCATAAATCATTCTTTCTTCAAGTCTGGCTTTTGTTTCTACAAGGTTTTCATAATTCGAAAATTCCATTTGCGCAAAGGGAAACATAAGGAAAGTATATTTCCTGCCTGTGAGTGGCTCCCCCAAATTGTTAGTCAAATCAAACACTGACGAGCCTGTAGCAATTATTTTAAGCCCATCTATTGTGTCGATCATCAGTTTTAATATCAGCCCGATATCTGGAATCTTCTGTGCTTCGTCAAGAATGAATAATTTTGTGTTGCCAAGTAAACGCTTGTAGTTCTCGGCCGTGCGTGTTGATAATACATCAATGGTTGTTATTTCCTCCCCATTTAAAAACAGAAAAGGTTCTTCAAAATAGTTTTCCATTAAATCTTTCAGGAAGAGCGTTTTGCCAACACGTCGGGCACCGGCTATAATGAGCACCTTATTGGCCTGCAACTTAGTGAGAAAAAGGTTTTTGATGGCTCGATTTATAAAAATAGACATTGATAAAAGCTTTTAAAATAGAAAACAAAAATAGAAATTTTCAACCACATTGAAGGAATTACTATAAATTACTTCAGTCCATTGAAGGAATTACATTGAATTACTTCAGTCCATTGAAGGAATTACAATAAATTACCATAATAACACCGCCGAGGTGGAGAGGCACGGAGGAAAATTAAAAGAAAAATATCTTTGCTCATTGTGGTTAAAAATAATTCGAGAAAATTCGCCTAATTGGCGGTAATTTGTGGACAGGTGCGGACAGCAGGTTTATCCCATTATCAAAAAACATCCTCCTAAAACTTTTCACTTCGACCCTGTGTAAAAGCTACCTTTGCCCCGATGAATAATTATGATGTAATCGTTATTGGCGGAGGCCCTGCGGGTTTGCTGGCTGCAGGCCGTGCAGCAGAACTGGGTGGCCGGGTGCTGGTGCTCGAAAAAATGCGGGAGCCCGGTCGCAAGCTTTTGATTAGTGGAAAAGGGCGGTGCAACGTTACCAACGATGCAGCGCTTAGCGAATTTATCAAGCACGTATTCCCCAACGGAAGATTTTTGAAAGGCGCTTTTGGCCACTTTTTCTCCGGCGATCTCATCACACTGCTCAGCGACCAGGGCGTGGAAGTGACGCTGGAACGCGGGGGAAGATACTTCCCCGCAAGCAACAAATCAGCGGATGTGCTGCAGGCACTGCTTCGATGGCTTAAAGCTCTAAAGGTAGAAATAAGAACAGGCCACCGCGTCGAAAAACTGATTATCGAAGAAGCAACCATAAAAGGCCTGGTAGCGAATGGCCAAACATTTTTAGCAAAAAACATCATTCTGGCAACAGGCGGAAAATCCTATCCGGCCACCGGCTCCAATGGCGACGGGTACATGCTGGCCCGTCAGGCCGGACATGGCCTGATAACTCCACGGCCCGCCCTGGTGCCCATCGAAACAAGCGGCGACATCGCCCAACAAATGCAGGGACTTACCCTTAAAAATGTGAATGCTGTTGTTTGGATAAACGGTAAAAAGGCGGGCGAAGAGTTTGGCGAAATGCTTTTTGCCCACTTTGGCCTGACGGGTCCGATTATCTTAACGCTAAGCCGGATAATCGTGGATGCCCTTCAGCAAAAACAGCGGGTGGAAGTAAGCATCGACCTGAAGCCCGCCCTCGACGAGCAAAAACTCGACCTGCGGCTGTTGCGCGATTTGAACGATCATGGCAAAAAGAATTTTGACAATATGGTCAGAAGCTGGCTGCCCGCTTCCATGGTTCCCGTCTTTATAGATTTACTGCAGATAGACCCGTATAAAGAATGCCACCAGGTGAATGCACAGGAGCGAAAGAAAATTCGTATGCTGCTCAAAGATTTTCGGCTGCAGGTAAGCGATCACCGTCCATTCAAAGAAGCCATCATTACCGCTGGTGGAATCCCCACTGCGGAAATAACTTCCAAAACCATGGAATCGAAGCTGGTGAAAGGCTTATTTTTCGCTGGCGAGATCATCGACCTGGATGCCGAAACCGGCGGCTACAATTTGCAAATCGCCTTTTCGACAGGTTGGCTCGCCGGAAATTCCATCCATTTGTAAGCCTGGGAAATTTATAAATCCTCCACAAGTTTAGCAAATTAAGTAAATGTTCTGCCTCACCCCCGGCACCTCTCCAATCGAAGAGGGGGAGCACTTCTGCGAGGCGATAGGGTTGTTGCCAAACGAAGCGCGTTGCTTTGGTTTTCGAAACATGCCACGAAAGAGAGCTCCCTTCCCCGTGTCGGGGATGGGGCTAAAAAATAAAAACTACTTCTTTTTGAAATTTCTATGTCAGCCGGTCGACTGACGATAGAAAGTCGCGATGAGGATGGTTACAAAATATTTATTCTTTGTGCACTTTGCGCCTTCTCTGTGCTCATTGTGGTTAAATAATAATTTTTGAAAATTCGCATCATTGGCGAAAATTCGTGGACAGTAGGTTTATCCACTACTTACCACGAATTATGCAAATGAACACGAAAAAGAATTAGCAGAAATTCGTGGATAGCATGGCTTTTCTTTTAACAAACCTTTGCATTTTATTCTTCTATTATTTAGAATCATTTTAAACAAGTAGTCCAATTCCTTGTTTGAAAATGTCAAGAACCTAAATAAATTAATTGATGAAAGCGACCGGCGATGTCAAAGCCAGCCGCTTTTTTAACCTTAAAAATTACAACTATGACTTTAAAAAATGTGACGTATTACCTTGCTATCCTAGGTTTTTTAGCGGGTACTCTATTCTTGAGCTCCTGTGAAAAAGACGATGACGAACCTCAGGTTGACCCATCTGAAGTAACTGCCGATGCTGGTACTGATATCCAAACGGGAATAAATGAGGAAGTAACGTTGGATGGTTCCGGATCGACCACTTCAGAAGGAACCCTAAGTTATCTTTGGGACTTGATGTCTTCGCCCAATGGAAGTGTGGCAAGAATAGAAGATGCTACTTCCAAGAGGGCCAGTTTTACTCCCGACAAAGAAGGAGCATACAACATCAGACTAACCGTATCGGTGGGTGGAACGAGCAAATCGGATAACATCACCGTTACAGCTTCATCCGGCCCTATCGAACTTCCATGCTCCCAGATTAATGAAGAGATGACACTGGATAAAAAATATGAAGGAGTCGTTTACCATGTCCCGTGCATGATACGGGTTAATGCTGGATTGATAATCGAACCAGGTGTCACCGTTCAGTTTGCTCAGGGTGCCGGCTTCCAATTCAGTGATTATGGAGAGAGGGAAGGTTATCTAAAGGCTGTCGGAACTGAGCAGGATTCCATCCGATTTACCGGCGCAATTAAAACAGAAGGTGCCTGGGATCAGCTCAAGATAGGTTCCGGTGATCTGAGAAACACCATGAAATATTGTATCGTTGAGTATGCCGGATCACAAGACGGAAGTAAAGCCGCGATCCAAGTGGATAGTGATAGCAAAATAGAACTCAAAAACTCGCTTGTCCGACGTAGCAGTGGTTACGGGATGTTTGTGACTGATAAAGGAAATATTAAAGGATTTGCTAACAATATCTTTACACAAAACAAGAGTTATCCGCTGCACATTGCTGCCAACAAAGTATCGCAGCTCGATGGCCGTGGCACCAGCTACACCGGTAATGCTACTGATGACGGAGCAAACCGCGATGAGATTTATGTATTTTCTAATTCGCTTTACGATCGGGGCTACATCACCGGACAGGAACCCCATGTATGGACCGATCCCGGTGTCCCTTTCTTTATCAACGAGTTACTTTACGTTGGCAAAGACGCTGAAGGAACATTGCGCATTATGCCGGGCTGCGAAATCACTTTTGGACAGAACTTCGGTATGACGGTCGATCGATACAATGCTTCTTTGCAGGTTATGGGGACCGCTGACGACAAAGTAACGTTCCGGGGTCGTAATGGCCAGGGATCGTGGAACGGAATTTACCTAAACACCAATAACCTTGAAAACACCATCCAATATGCGGTGATAACTGATGGCGGTCAGTCGAAGATGGGGAGTCAGTTTGATAATCCGGCAAACCTGAGTCTCGGATACAACGACGCCATTACGTTAAGCCTCGATAATGTACAGATTAATAACAGTGCCGGCTGCGGTATCGTCGAGAGTGGAACCGTCAATCTCACCACCAACAACGTTACTTTTAGCGGTAACACCGGAAATGACTATTGTAACTAAGCCGTTTTCGTTTTGACACGCTTTCACAAGTTTATCTAGAATAATTATTAATCAAGTCAGTCCAGCCTGGTTAATTCTCAAGCTTCACAAAGCCGGGAATTAATCAGGCTTTTTTTTTGGATGAAAAATAGCGACAAAAATAGATGATCCCTACTTTCGTAACACGTCGACAAGAAAACAATCCACGAATTCACACGAATTAAGCTAATGAACACGAAAAATGATTGCAGCTTGTTTTGACTTTTGTCTCCTTTACGCTCATCGAGATTAAAAAATAATTCGCGACAATTCGCCTTATTGGCGAAAATTCGTGGACGATTCTTCTTGGACGATTCTTTGTTACTTTTGCGGCTCATAGCTATCTAATCCGACAACGACAGTGCAGGCAGGAAAGAAGATATATTTTGCATCAGATTTTCATTTTGGAATCCCCGACGCGGCCGAGAGCAAACAGCGCGAGCAGCGGTTTGTGCAATGGCTCGAAAGCATCCGCGCCGATGCGCAAGAAATTTTCCTGATGGGCGACCTGTTCGATTTCTGGTTTGAATACCATCGTGTAGTTCCCAAAGGATATGTGCGACTACTGGGCAAGCTTGCCGAGCTAACCGATGCAGGCATTCCGATACATCTTTTTCGCGGCAACCACGACATGTGGGCGTTCGATTATCTGCAATCGGAAGTGGGCGTAATGTTGCACCGCCAGCCGATGGTTCGCACCTTTGGCGGCAAACGCTTTTATCTGGCACATGGCGACGGACTGGGGCCAGGCGATCGGGGGTATAAATTTATCAAATATGTTTTCGAGCGCAAGATCAACCGTTTCCTTTTCAACTGGATTCATCCCGACATTGGCGTAAAGCTGGGACTTTTCTGGAGTGGGCGCAGCCGTTACGGCCATCAAAAGCCAGAAGCTGTCGAAAAAGAAAAACGCCTGCTCGAAAATATTCATCAGTCGCGCCTGGCGCAACATTGCAACGAAGTGCTAAAAGACGATCCCACAATAGATTATTTCATTTTTGGCCATTGGCATGTGGAGCAAATCCATGAACTGTCGCCCGGCCATTATTACATCCATCTGGGCGACTGGATCAACCGTTACTCTTATGGCGTGTACGATGGGGAGCAGTTTACGCTGAAACATTTCGACAAAAAATAACCCACCAGCTTCAGGAAATTTTCAATAGACAAAATCCAAATGACAAATAAATCTCAATATTAAAAAAATCAATAAACCAAACCTTTACATTGTTTGAGATTTCATTCTTGAGATTTATTGGATTTTGTTCAATTATTTTTTGTGATTTTCTTTCTGATTCAAACAAAGGCCTAACCCGTAAGTCCCCTTACACAAACTTCTCTATCAGCTCTGCGAGGCGCGTAGCGTATCCCATTTCGTTGTCGTACCAGGCCACCACTTTTATCAGTTTGTCGTTTTCGCCCAGCACTGCTGTCAGTCCGGCGTCGAAGATTGCCGAGTGGGTGTTGCCGATGATGTCGATGCTTACGATTGGGTCGGTGGTATATTCGAGAATTCCTTTGAGGCGTCCGTTGGCAGCCTTTTCAAAAGCTTTGTTGATGCCCTGGATGCTGGCAGGTTTACGCAGGTAGCAGGTGAGGTCGGTGAGGGAGCCGTTGGGCACAGGTACGCGGATGCCGGCGCCGCCAAGGTTGCCAGTGAGATGCGGAAAGATGCGCGTGGCAGCTTTGGCAGCACCAGTGGTGGTGGGCACGATTGAGTAAGCAGCAGCGCGTCCACGGCGCAGGTCTTTGTGGGGCGCGTCGAGCAGGTGCTGGTCTTTGGTGTAGGAATGCACAGTAGTGATAAAACCCTTCTCCACACCCCACAGCTCGTCGAGGATCATGATGAGTGGCGCAACGTTGTTGGTGGTGCAGGAGGCGTTGCTAATGATGCGGTCGTTGCGGTTGATCAGGTGATCATTAACACCCAAAACAATATATTGAATGCTCTCGCTGTCGTCTTGTGCGGGAGCAGAAATCACCACTTTGCGGGCGCCTGCTTTCAGGTGGCGTTCAGCGTCGGGCCGTGCAGTAAAACGTCCGGTGGATTCCACCACCACATCAATATTCATTTCGCCCCAAGGCAGCAGATCAGGGTTTTCCTGCGAAAAGACGGCTACTTTTTTTCCATCGATAATCAATTCTTTTTCGGTACAACTTACCGGAGCCGGATAATGCCCTTGCGAAGAGTCGTATTTCAGCAAATGACAGAGTGTATGTGTGTCGGTGAGATCGTTGATGGCCACCAACTCCAGGTTTTCGTGCAAACGCATCTGCCGGCAAAAGATGCGGCCGATCCTTCCAAACCCATTGATGGCTACTCTTATTTTGGTCATAAGTTCGTCAGATTTATTATTTTTACACTTTCTTGATTTATAGCCGCCAAAAGTAGTAAAAAGGAGGCGGGCTACTCTGGCATGAATACAATCAAATACTAACAAATATTTCTACAATAATGGAACATATCAAAACTTACATCGACGAAAACAAAGACCGTTTTCTTGAAGAACTTTTCGAACTCATCCGCATTCCTTCTGTAAGCTCGCTTGCAGAGCACAAAAACGACATGAAACGGGCAGCAGAATCCTGGAAGAAGACTCTGCTCTCGGCCGGTGCCGACAAGGCAGAAGTGATGCCTTCGGCCGGCAATCCGGTAGTGTATGGCGAAAAAATGATCGACCCGTCAAAACCTACCGTGCTGGTGTATGCGCATTACGATGTGATGCCGGTGGATCCGCTGGAGCTGTGGAAAACCAAACCTTTTGAGCCTGTAGTAAAAGACGGCAAGATTTGGGCACGCGGCGCCGACGACGACAAAGGTCAGTCGTTTATGCACGCCAAAGCTTTTGAGCTGATGGTAAAAACCAACACGCTGCCGTGCAACGTAAAATTTATGATTGAAGGTGAAGAAGAGATAGGTTCGCCAAGCCTGGGCGCCTTCTGCGAAAAGCACAAAGAGATGCTCAAGGCCGACATCATCCTGGTTTCCGACACCGGAATGATAGCTCCCGACATCCCTTCCATCACCACCGGCCTGCGCGGGCTGGCTTACATGCAGGTGAAAGTGACCGGACCAAACCGCGACCTGCACTCCGGCCTTTATGGCGGTGCGGTGGCCAACCCCATCAACATTCTTGCACAGATGATTGCTAAACTCACCGACGAGAATAATCACATCACCATCCCCGGATTCTACGACGACGTGCTGGAAGTGTCAAAAAAGGAACGTGAAATGATGGCCAAAGCGCCGTTTAATTTGGAAGAATACAAAAAAGCCATCGACATCCGCGATGTGCAAGGCGAAAAAGGTTATGCCACCAACGAACGCACCGGCATACGTCCGTCGCTCGACGTGAACGGCATCTGGGGCGGCTACTCCGGCGAAGGCGCCAAGACAGTGATCGCTTCGACGGCACATGCCAAGATTTCGATGCGGCTGGTGCCAGATCAGGATCATCATAAGATCGCTAAGCTTTTCGAAAAACATTTTAAAGCTATTGCTCCCGACAGCGTTCGCGTTGAGGTGGAAGAGCTGCATGGCGGATACGCGTACGTTTCGCCCACAGATATGATCGCCTACCAGGCTGCCGACAAAGCCTACACCGCGACTTTCGGCAAACGCCCTGTGCCTGTGCGCAGCGGCGGCAGCATCCCTATCATCTCTACTTTTGAGAAGATTTTGGGCATCAAATCCATTCTCATGGGTTTTGGCCTGGAAGCCGACGCCATACACTCGCCCAACGAAAACTATCCGCTCTTCAACTTCTACAAAGGCATCGAAACCATTCCTTATTTTTATAAATATTTTACCGAGATGATGGCGGAGAAATAGAGGGCAAGTTCCAAATCACAAAGAACAAATTTCAAATATTCGGAGCAGCTTGCATCTTGGGATTTAGATTTTGAGCTTTATCTCGCTCTTTGTTTTTTGAAATTTGTAATTTAGAAATTCCTATGAGGGGTCGCTTCTTACTTACTGGTGCGACCTCTCATGTTTGAGTATGAGCGTGTAATAATGCACGGGTAATTTTATGCAGCTTTGCCCGTTATTTTTCAAG
It contains:
- a CDS encoding ATP-binding protein, with product MSIFINRAIKNLFLTKLQANKVLIIAGARRVGKTLFLKDLMENYFEEPFLFLNGEEITTIDVLSTRTAENYKRLLGNTKLFILDEAQKIPDIGLILKLMIDTIDGLKIIATGSSVFDLTNNLGEPLTGRKYTFLMFPFAQMEFSNYENLVETKARLEERMIYGCYPELLSLKSNSEKSDYLNEIVSSYLLRDILAFDGIKNSDKMLNLLRLIAFQTGKEVSLEELGRQLGLSRNTVERYLDLLTKVFVIYKIPGFSRNLRTEIVKTSRWYFFDNGILNTMLNNFNPLSSRKDTGELWENYVLSERIKFQHYTGLRTNNYFWRTYQQQEIDWIEERQGNLFAYEIKWNPRKMPKAPLAWTRAYPESSYRVITPDNYLDWIAPIEE
- a CDS encoding NAD(P)/FAD-dependent oxidoreductase; translated protein: MNNYDVIVIGGGPAGLLAAGRAAELGGRVLVLEKMREPGRKLLISGKGRCNVTNDAALSEFIKHVFPNGRFLKGAFGHFFSGDLITLLSDQGVEVTLERGGRYFPASNKSADVLQALLRWLKALKVEIRTGHRVEKLIIEEATIKGLVANGQTFLAKNIILATGGKSYPATGSNGDGYMLARQAGHGLITPRPALVPIETSGDIAQQMQGLTLKNVNAVVWINGKKAGEEFGEMLFAHFGLTGPIILTLSRIIVDALQQKQRVEVSIDLKPALDEQKLDLRLLRDLNDHGKKNFDNMVRSWLPASMVPVFIDLLQIDPYKECHQVNAQERKKIRMLLKDFRLQVSDHRPFKEAIITAGGIPTAEITSKTMESKLVKGLFFAGEIIDLDAETGGYNLQIAFSTGWLAGNSIHL
- a CDS encoding PKD domain-containing protein; this translates as MTLKNVTYYLAILGFLAGTLFLSSCEKDDDEPQVDPSEVTADAGTDIQTGINEEVTLDGSGSTTSEGTLSYLWDLMSSPNGSVARIEDATSKRASFTPDKEGAYNIRLTVSVGGTSKSDNITVTASSGPIELPCSQINEEMTLDKKYEGVVYHVPCMIRVNAGLIIEPGVTVQFAQGAGFQFSDYGEREGYLKAVGTEQDSIRFTGAIKTEGAWDQLKIGSGDLRNTMKYCIVEYAGSQDGSKAAIQVDSDSKIELKNSLVRRSSGYGMFVTDKGNIKGFANNIFTQNKSYPLHIAANKVSQLDGRGTSYTGNATDDGANRDEIYVFSNSLYDRGYITGQEPHVWTDPGVPFFINELLYVGKDAEGTLRIMPGCEITFGQNFGMTVDRYNASLQVMGTADDKVTFRGRNGQGSWNGIYLNTNNLENTIQYAVITDGGQSKMGSQFDNPANLSLGYNDAITLSLDNVQINNSAGCGIVESGTVNLTTNNVTFSGNTGNDYCN
- a CDS encoding UDP-2,3-diacylglucosamine diphosphatase, which translates into the protein MQAGKKIYFASDFHFGIPDAAESKQREQRFVQWLESIRADAQEIFLMGDLFDFWFEYHRVVPKGYVRLLGKLAELTDAGIPIHLFRGNHDMWAFDYLQSEVGVMLHRQPMVRTFGGKRFYLAHGDGLGPGDRGYKFIKYVFERKINRFLFNWIHPDIGVKLGLFWSGRSRYGHQKPEAVEKEKRLLENIHQSRLAQHCNEVLKDDPTIDYFIFGHWHVEQIHELSPGHYYIHLGDWINRYSYGVYDGEQFTLKHFDKK
- the gap gene encoding type I glyceraldehyde-3-phosphate dehydrogenase, which gives rise to MTKIRVAINGFGRIGRIFCRQMRLHENLELVAINDLTDTHTLCHLLKYDSSQGHYPAPVSCTEKELIIDGKKVAVFSQENPDLLPWGEMNIDVVVESTGRFTARPDAERHLKAGARKVVISAPAQDDSESIQYIVLGVNDHLINRNDRIISNASCTTNNVAPLIMILDELWGVEKGFITTVHSYTKDQHLLDAPHKDLRRGRAAAYSIVPTTTGAAKAATRIFPHLTGNLGGAGIRVPVPNGSLTDLTCYLRKPASIQGINKAFEKAANGRLKGILEYTTDPIVSIDIIGNTHSAIFDAGLTAVLGENDKLIKVVAWYDNEMGYATRLAELIEKFV
- a CDS encoding dipeptidase, encoding MEHIKTYIDENKDRFLEELFELIRIPSVSSLAEHKNDMKRAAESWKKTLLSAGADKAEVMPSAGNPVVYGEKMIDPSKPTVLVYAHYDVMPVDPLELWKTKPFEPVVKDGKIWARGADDDKGQSFMHAKAFELMVKTNTLPCNVKFMIEGEEEIGSPSLGAFCEKHKEMLKADIILVSDTGMIAPDIPSITTGLRGLAYMQVKVTGPNRDLHSGLYGGAVANPINILAQMIAKLTDENNHITIPGFYDDVLEVSKKEREMMAKAPFNLEEYKKAIDIRDVQGEKGYATNERTGIRPSLDVNGIWGGYSGEGAKTVIASTAHAKISMRLVPDQDHHKIAKLFEKHFKAIAPDSVRVEVEELHGGYAYVSPTDMIAYQAADKAYTATFGKRPVPVRSGGSIPIISTFEKILGIKSILMGFGLEADAIHSPNENYPLFNFYKGIETIPYFYKYFTEMMAEK